A segment of the Mercurialis annua linkage group LG4, ddMerAnnu1.2, whole genome shotgun sequence genome:
aaatatccCAGTGCATGCGATTGATTCAAATTAATTGTGTATAGTTTAGTTTATTCAGAAAAtcctttataaaattaataattttcatgACAAATGAATAATTACAAAAAGTTAATTACTTGTAGATAAAagaaattttgaaattgaataaaattaaaaaacataaaagtcTGCACAAAAACATTTGAGAGATGTAATGAGGAGGCATCCTATTCTAACAGAAgaatgtgatatatatgataaaCGAGCATATCTCTATAGTTATGaatagataaattaattttgtatttctttttacggtctttttaattttaaaggaGCATGATAAtgttttttatgttttgatcTGTCATTTTGCCTAAAAAATTTGGGGAAAATTGTATCATGCAAGAAATTCCTAATTTCGTgttgtaaagaaaaaaataggcCAAATCTCTCTCGAGGCCTTTGTATTTTTACCGTTtatcttttttgaattttgattttttttggatgGAATACCAGCTTGCACTATACTTACGAGACTGAACTTGAAGAGGGACtagataaataattatttaaaaatataaggatcaggtaaataaaaattgaagggtCCTATTGAATACAAAAACATAACCTTTAACCCaaatatactttatcattttCCACGTGTTAATGGTAGCAGCAACTGAATAGACACGTACAGATTAAGACTTTTTAAATCAAATCCATAAAATATATGAACCTAATGAATAGTATATTTTTTCAGAAAATGACTAGATAACAAAACGGTAAAAATAGAGGGGCTTCATGGATTTGGCATATATTGTATGATGGCATGTAAAATAAAATGAGTAAAATAAAGATTGTAAAGAGAAGAATGAAATTGGTGAATTAGATGTAAAGGAAAAGATTACATAAGACAGCAGGCATTAACGTTATCATCGTTGAACATGTTGCTGACTTTATCATCTCCACGGTGAGTGTGAGGAATAGCACCGTGCCTTTCGCCGAGATTGTAACCGTGGCGGTAGTAATTATAGCTCTCTTTGAACTCACTGGTCGTGTCTTTGAAATAGTTGGTGGCAGATGTGAAGTACAATGGGATGTCGGGATAGGGCCAGAATTCGGCCCTCTTTCCGGCTCTCCTCACCGCCTTTAGCACTTTATTTCTCTCCACATATCCAACCACTGTCACCTTTTCCATGTTTAGGTCTACTTCTACCGAGTCCactcctatatatatatatatatgtatgagTATTAATCTccatgttaattaattatatatatcaaTTACCCCAAACAATATGCATGCATACCTCTAAGCTTGTGAATCGCATTCTTCACAACTCTCTCGCACCCGCTGCAACACATCCTTACTTTCAGCTCCACAGTCTGCAGATTAATTCAGAAATTTCCTTaactaaacaaaaaaacatgcatgagaatatatatatttacatgaCAACATGATCGAAAGCGAGACCTGCAAAGAAAGTGGCCGTCCTCTTGGCATGTTGATGGCTGTGTTGTGGTCTCGAAAGTGAAAGTAACAGTAAGTAATTGCAGATACGATTGTGTTAAACCTTCTCTCTAACCTGGTGGTAGCCATATtggtatttttatatgaaatcaaAAGGAATAACAATTAAGAGAAAGCTTAGTCCCAGAAGATATTCTCTCGTCAGCATTGGCATTGGCATCGGCATCGGCATCGCTTCCTTATAAGGTTCCATTCCTATTACTATTATTTGCTACCTATTCGGTTTTAAATATTCCAATTTGTTTGTCTCAATCCAAATTAATCGGCACCACTAATTAATAATGCTTCATATTTAGGAGAAGTGAAGACCCACGCCCAGGGGATCGAATCATTTCATTCCTTCGTGTCGGTGTCCATACATAACCCTGCTTTGAGGGAATTATTTGCTGCCATTTTTTATGCAACTTTATATTCTCCTAAATCtttcttttgaaaatattaacCACTGCATAACAGACGCTATCTATCCATTACTTCTTTATAcaaagctatatatatatactctaCACGTATCTATAATATTCCCACTAATATATTCATTAGATATAGACAAAGTGCATTAGCTACCTAGTTTGCCAAATATcttataattctaaaattt
Coding sequences within it:
- the LOC126676702 gene encoding heavy metal-associated isoprenylated plant protein 30-like, with amino-acid sequence MATTRLERRFNTIVSAITYCYFHFRDHNTAINMPRGRPLSLQTVELKVRMCCSGCERVVKNAIHKLRGVDSVEVDLNMEKVTVVGYVERNKVLKAVRRAGKRAEFWPYPDIPLYFTSATNYFKDTTSEFKESYNYYRHGYNLGERHGAIPHTHRGDDKVSNMFNDDNVNACCLM